The proteins below come from a single uncultured Carboxylicivirga sp. genomic window:
- a CDS encoding isoprenylcysteine carboxylmethyltransferase family protein, protein MAIYLFIYYCVFLITVFVIPSYLTYKKTGIKPFRFDKKETAINYVGKAYKMISALAFLTIIINAFIPQWMEYFVAIDYIQNDILQWIGFALLHLSFILIVIAQRNMASEWRIGIDNENEVKLVTRGLFSISRNPIFLAVILLFAALFLIIPNIITTLILITGTLVIQIQVRLEEEFLSDKLGEEYKLYKKMVKRWLL, encoded by the coding sequence ATGGCCATATATTTATTTATCTACTACTGCGTTTTCCTGATTACTGTTTTTGTTATTCCCAGCTACCTGACATACAAAAAAACAGGTATTAAACCATTTCGGTTTGATAAGAAGGAAACGGCTATTAACTATGTGGGGAAAGCTTATAAAATGATTTCGGCATTAGCATTTTTAACCATTATCATCAATGCATTTATACCGCAATGGATGGAGTATTTCGTAGCTATCGATTATATACAAAACGATATTTTGCAATGGATAGGTTTTGCCTTACTTCATTTGTCTTTTATTTTAATTGTTATAGCACAACGCAATATGGCCAGCGAATGGCGCATTGGAATTGATAATGAAAACGAAGTAAAACTAGTAACACGTGGACTGTTTTCTATCTCACGAAATCCCATCTTTTTGGCTGTCATCCTACTATTTGCAGCTTTATTTTTAATCATACCTAACATAATTACAACACTTATACTAATAACTGGCACATTAGTTATTCAAATACAGGTACGTTTGGAAGAGGAGTTTCTCTCTGACAAATTGGGTGAAGAATACAAACTTTATAAAAAGATGGTAAAAAGATGGTTGCTATAA
- a CDS encoding DUF3859 domain-containing protein produces MAFEEIDPKYTFHYNEFDIESIRQALQVYAEWVLTGEAFHNNYCAVQFNPEKKHVLISEFESYPTIHSFLKGQLNSCEPDENIKDNLLTETLLFAYALCHPELKDEVVNTCKAFVSFARAINDSSEMWITCEEPFAINPLLLLAYAYPEYGYLLASFYVPYWDDEHMPESLYSIEPWINTFGLTPDTIKAFCYCDNARVREIMLGYDSYNDTKLPIEKNQFDLISYLRQSKNNYEGFVNTLTQRYQAMPYLPYSESDKDSCINPIADIVLNMMYLNYPYNTWDDDFDIDEYFTQTFIYESAENEIAEIKESIEDELQHPILNFGVFKQNKALLKYDPDQNQNNDTATSPDQDPLANWQTFITQALPNGEHIWEYIEEGTHPEVLEKIEPANVFYLADNGHYALNRELEDECYSMDSLWNNLHDILKPLYKKRVLWSIKNKISDTTNNEILHRLIDVLFALNAKIPLTEDFKEFACDYVEYLTEEEYDKRYASPWFTKLEQSLNDFSSYHEYVYRENINEFIKIVLDNYKDAVEVLPEKLFNTEMESEDLEERLSRKYNKIEIAVLAVYLLQYQQPLKVNDALVDAARQYLNKYTTGLLFYNLLEATSYPRPDWIQDIRNGNTEHMAPHLLDEYKQIAKPLDQLEQYVYNGFIKDGEFAISSWESEQKTIAILNTQLKCDRDEISDYQKQYDWFTSSNESTQKLLTIAHVASKLKGLNCADASARYLRLAFHFAPVRTAQLLAKTYKIDKYKVDNTDYMLQMLHTFKQQGLSNEGYWAYILEEFVEDRDANKNKYFKSVIKEWEKGVHTSPSDNYVIVDDVSFIYSIEQQERLALVKGFELISRRTQLDVLNYATEQMHILSLKNKYDEFLIKRVIRGLTKETFTISDAPFYFKNRLQHEGHFCQYIEWDKWEEHPEVVKQLFNIKVEKPEGLETNNYEKELHKSRAWKYIIVQKKDDKLIPILGEKELWLIQQIFSGLEDLNHCHTRLIVIDETCPGENLLELMRYNRMDYRKIVMDETEAYLKDPEFNSNIKVERFFRYGMYAYDFMGRSGFFDFDVEDIITNVNWVLKAKTLKLLGLVSSDCLNLEMHLKPKEYYELLLACDVDKQDILRYLLKHKLLIQIQHLSRKIDYSTIIEDEKLADQIVILSCVAPIPEYHPLICKFENHKSAKMQKHIQALKEKFKINQFDAEQFHIVDYGVYVMKGSTEPEAGSTNKVAQEPVCTQQTTNIKAEIGMFVGFRFTAINPDTLPKVIVHTVEVKHPVIDDSGNVNYNTLKWNQNGYSNSNVFLGWYFENTDELIPGEYHISAIDMEGKIIAQKLFDVKV; encoded by the coding sequence ATGGCATTTGAAGAAATAGACCCCAAATATACCTTCCATTATAACGAATTTGATATTGAGTCCATCCGTCAGGCATTACAAGTTTATGCCGAATGGGTTTTAACCGGAGAAGCATTTCACAATAATTATTGTGCAGTGCAATTCAACCCTGAAAAGAAACATGTTCTTATCAGCGAGTTTGAATCTTATCCTACAATTCATTCTTTTTTAAAAGGTCAACTCAACTCCTGCGAACCGGATGAAAATATCAAAGACAACCTGCTAACCGAAACACTGTTGTTTGCATATGCCTTATGTCATCCCGAATTAAAAGATGAAGTAGTAAATACCTGCAAGGCTTTTGTAAGCTTTGCTCGCGCCATTAATGATTCATCCGAAATGTGGATTACTTGCGAAGAGCCATTTGCCATTAATCCACTATTACTTTTAGCATATGCATATCCCGAGTATGGCTATTTGCTTGCTTCGTTTTATGTACCTTATTGGGATGACGAACATATGCCAGAATCGCTTTATTCAATAGAGCCATGGATAAATACATTTGGCTTGACTCCTGACACCATAAAAGCCTTTTGCTATTGCGATAATGCGAGGGTACGCGAAATTATGCTGGGCTACGATTCGTATAATGATACAAAATTGCCCATCGAAAAGAATCAGTTTGATTTAATTTCGTATTTACGTCAGTCAAAAAACAATTATGAAGGCTTTGTTAATACATTAACTCAACGATACCAAGCAATGCCTTATTTGCCCTACTCCGAAAGTGATAAGGATAGCTGCATTAATCCAATTGCCGATATTGTTTTAAACATGATGTATTTAAATTATCCTTACAACACATGGGATGATGACTTTGATATTGATGAGTACTTTACGCAAACATTTATTTATGAATCGGCCGAGAATGAAATTGCTGAAATAAAGGAAAGCATTGAAGATGAATTACAACATCCTATTCTTAATTTTGGTGTATTCAAACAAAACAAAGCCTTATTAAAATACGATCCTGATCAAAATCAGAACAACGATACAGCTACTTCGCCTGATCAAGATCCGCTGGCAAACTGGCAAACATTTATTACGCAAGCCTTACCCAATGGCGAACATATTTGGGAATATATTGAAGAAGGTACGCATCCTGAAGTTCTGGAAAAAATTGAGCCAGCAAATGTTTTTTATTTGGCTGATAACGGACATTATGCCCTGAATCGCGAGTTAGAAGATGAATGTTATAGCATGGATAGCCTATGGAACAATTTGCATGATATTCTGAAGCCATTGTACAAAAAGAGGGTTCTGTGGAGCATTAAAAACAAGATTTCGGATACTACCAATAACGAAATACTTCATCGTTTAATTGATGTATTATTTGCACTAAATGCCAAAATACCCCTTACCGAAGATTTTAAAGAATTTGCGTGCGATTATGTAGAATATCTTACCGAAGAAGAATACGATAAACGATATGCCTCTCCTTGGTTTACTAAACTCGAGCAGTCCTTAAACGATTTCTCATCGTATCATGAATATGTTTACCGCGAGAATATAAACGAGTTTATAAAAATCGTTCTCGACAATTACAAAGATGCTGTTGAAGTACTTCCCGAAAAGCTTTTCAATACAGAAATGGAAAGTGAAGATCTCGAAGAGCGCTTAAGTAGGAAATACAATAAAATAGAGATTGCTGTATTGGCCGTTTACTTGCTACAATATCAGCAGCCTTTAAAGGTAAATGATGCTTTGGTGGATGCAGCACGGCAATATTTAAATAAATATACTACCGGATTACTATTTTATAATTTATTAGAAGCCACCTCTTATCCACGTCCCGATTGGATACAAGACATCCGAAATGGAAACACAGAACATATGGCCCCCCATCTGTTGGACGAATACAAGCAGATAGCTAAGCCGCTCGATCAACTAGAACAATATGTGTACAATGGTTTTATTAAGGATGGCGAATTCGCTATTTCGAGTTGGGAAAGCGAACAAAAGACCATAGCCATTTTAAATACACAACTCAAATGCGATAGAGATGAAATATCAGATTATCAAAAACAATACGATTGGTTTACTTCTTCAAATGAATCAACTCAAAAGCTATTAACCATTGCACATGTAGCATCCAAATTAAAGGGCTTAAATTGCGCAGATGCATCAGCTCGTTACTTACGCCTGGCTTTTCATTTTGCACCTGTTCGAACCGCACAATTGTTGGCCAAAACATATAAAATTGATAAATACAAAGTAGACAATACCGACTATATGCTTCAAATGCTGCATACCTTTAAACAGCAGGGATTATCCAATGAAGGATACTGGGCCTATATTTTGGAAGAATTTGTTGAAGATAGAGATGCCAATAAAAACAAGTACTTCAAATCGGTTATAAAAGAATGGGAGAAAGGTGTTCATACTTCACCAAGCGACAATTATGTTATTGTAGATGACGTAAGCTTTATCTATTCCATAGAACAGCAGGAACGCTTAGCTTTGGTAAAGGGCTTTGAGCTTATTTCACGACGCACCCAGTTGGATGTGCTTAATTATGCAACGGAGCAAATGCATATCTTATCACTAAAGAATAAGTATGATGAGTTTTTAATCAAACGAGTAATTCGAGGGTTAACCAAGGAGACATTTACCATCTCGGATGCGCCCTTCTATTTTAAAAATCGACTACAACACGAAGGGCATTTTTGTCAATATATAGAATGGGATAAATGGGAAGAGCATCCAGAAGTAGTTAAGCAATTGTTTAACATCAAAGTGGAGAAACCAGAAGGTTTAGAAACAAATAATTACGAAAAAGAACTTCACAAATCAAGAGCTTGGAAGTACATCATTGTACAGAAAAAAGATGATAAACTAATTCCTATATTGGGAGAAAAAGAGCTTTGGTTAATTCAGCAGATATTCTCTGGTCTTGAAGACCTAAATCATTGCCATACACGCTTAATTGTAATTGACGAAACTTGTCCGGGCGAAAATCTGTTGGAATTGATGCGATACAACAGGATGGATTATCGCAAAATAGTGATGGATGAAACAGAGGCGTATCTGAAAGATCCGGAATTCAATAGCAACATTAAAGTGGAGCGATTCTTCCGTTATGGCATGTACGCTTACGATTTTATGGGCCGTAGCGGTTTCTTCGATTTCGATGTGGAAGATATTATCACCAATGTGAATTGGGTGCTTAAAGCCAAAACATTAAAGCTTCTGGGGCTAGTATCGTCAGATTGTTTGAATTTGGAAATGCACCTGAAACCAAAAGAATATTATGAGTTGCTTTTAGCGTGCGATGTTGATAAACAAGATATTTTAAGGTATCTGCTTAAACACAAGCTTTTGATTCAAATACAGCACTTATCGCGTAAAATTGATTATTCAACCATTATTGAAGATGAGAAACTTGCGGATCAAATAGTTATTTTATCGTGTGTAGCTCCTATTCCAGAATACCATCCGCTTATTTGTAAGTTCGAAAATCACAAATCGGCTAAAATGCAAAAGCATATTCAAGCGCTAAAGGAGAAATTCAAGATCAATCAGTTTGATGCAGAACAGTTTCACATTGTCGATTACGGTGTTTATGTGATGAAAGGCTCAACAGAACCAGAAGCCGGGTCAACCAATAAAGTGGCGCAGGAACCTGTTTGCACACAACAAACCACAAACATTAAAGCCGAAATTGGAATGTTTGTAGGCTTTCGATTTACAGCAATCAATCCAGATACTCTGCCCAAGGTAATTGTACATACAGTTGAAGTGAAACATCCTGTAATAGATGATTCTGGTAATGTAAACTACAACACTTTAAAATGGAATCAGAACGGATATAGCAACTCCAATGTGTTTTTAGGATGGTATTTTGAAAATACAGATGAGCTTATACCCGGAGAATATCATATATCTGCCATTGATATGGAAGGTAAAATAATTGCCCAAAAATTATTTGATGTTAAAGTGTAA